In one Mucilaginibacter ginsenosidivorax genomic region, the following are encoded:
- a CDS encoding TetR/AcrR family transcriptional regulator, whose amino-acid sequence MPKKPYKGASNDKERSMQKLVDAVGTIIRTKGYTGLGPTNIAKCAGLSKRLIYFYFGTVDKLVETYVRGKDYWVATSGNAGDLMETKKGDDTREILEALLLNQFDYFFNEEEMQKIVLWQLSERSQIMYEVCEERERLGSEFFDLADPYFENTSVDLRAVAGLLVGGIYYMILHSKSNDSLFCQIDVNSPEGAARIKKAVSEILLDTYKRAEKQRRN is encoded by the coding sequence ATGCCAAAGAAACCTTACAAGGGAGCCTCTAATGATAAGGAACGCTCAATGCAAAAACTGGTAGATGCTGTTGGTACCATTATTAGAACTAAAGGTTATACAGGTCTCGGCCCTACTAACATCGCGAAATGCGCGGGTCTAAGCAAAAGACTGATCTACTTTTATTTTGGAACAGTCGACAAGTTAGTAGAAACTTATGTTCGGGGAAAAGATTATTGGGTAGCTACCAGTGGTAATGCCGGAGATCTAATGGAGACAAAAAAAGGCGACGATACCAGGGAGATTTTGGAAGCATTACTGTTAAATCAGTTCGACTATTTCTTTAATGAGGAAGAAATGCAAAAAATAGTGCTGTGGCAATTAAGTGAGCGAAGCCAAATTATGTATGAGGTTTGCGAAGAAAGAGAACGTTTAGGCTCAGAATTCTTTGATCTCGCCGATCCCTATTTTGAAAACACCAGCGTGGACCTGCGGGCGGTCGCGGGTTTGTTGGTTGGGGGTATTTATTACATGATATTGCATTCCAAATCAAATGACAGTTTATTTTGCCAAATAGATGTGAATTCGCCGGAGGGCGCAGCAAGAATTAAAAAGGCGGTTTCGGAAATTCTTTTGGATACTTATAAGCGCGCTGAAAAGCAGCGTAGGAACTAA
- a CDS encoding aminotransferase class I/II-fold pyridoxal phosphate-dependent enzyme, with the protein MNSSINFAKASFKDFENISGLNAFERAEVFQEFTDYMVKNGQMNFRFMTSKQGCGPEMWVTSPFNQKPRKCVSLVSNDYLNFTQHPEVKLAAIKGIERYGTGAGASPLIGGHHEYHEMLQKKVAGFFNRSEDSALVFTTGYTSNSAALLALLKGEDVAILDMAVHASVYEGCKETNLKMFPHNDLDFLERNLKEAQEKYRTRLVIIDGVYSQDGDLARMKEIYDLTKRYGGFLMVDDAHGIGVIGKNGRGAMEIFDLVDKVDIISGTLSKAFGHIGGFIVSTPEIINFLKFQSRQQVFSSTSTPAAAGLLKAIDLIDEEPKWREMLADNVAYFKKGLIDLGLNIGNTESAIIPVKIGDPHKTGDAGRLLLEAGVYANTIVYPGVARKNARIRTSLMATHTREHLDKALNAFEYVNQKLHISVN; encoded by the coding sequence ATGAACTCTTCAATAAACTTTGCAAAAGCAAGCTTCAAAGACTTTGAAAATATTTCAGGACTAAACGCATTTGAAAGAGCCGAAGTATTTCAGGAATTCACTGATTATATGGTAAAAAATGGTCAAATGAATTTCAGGTTTATGACCAGTAAACAAGGATGCGGCCCCGAAATGTGGGTTACATCTCCATTTAACCAAAAACCCAGAAAGTGTGTAAGCCTGGTTTCCAATGATTATTTAAATTTCACACAGCACCCGGAGGTAAAATTAGCCGCAATAAAAGGCATTGAACGATACGGAACTGGTGCAGGGGCATCTCCCCTAATAGGGGGCCATCACGAATATCATGAAATGCTTCAAAAGAAGGTCGCCGGATTTTTTAACCGTAGTGAAGATTCTGCACTGGTATTTACTACCGGCTACACCTCAAACAGTGCCGCGCTATTGGCTCTTTTGAAAGGGGAAGATGTGGCTATTTTGGATATGGCGGTACATGCATCGGTTTATGAGGGATGTAAGGAAACCAATCTCAAAATGTTTCCCCATAATGATCTTGATTTTTTGGAGCGGAATTTAAAAGAAGCACAGGAAAAATACCGAACAAGGTTGGTTATTATAGACGGCGTTTATTCACAGGACGGCGACCTTGCCCGGATGAAAGAAATTTACGATTTAACGAAGCGTTATGGCGGATTTTTAATGGTCGACGATGCACATGGTATAGGCGTAATAGGAAAAAACGGACGTGGTGCTATGGAGATTTTTGATCTGGTGGACAAAGTTGATATTATTTCCGGGACGCTGAGCAAAGCATTTGGTCATATCGGCGGTTTTATAGTTTCTACTCCTGAGATCATTAATTTCCTTAAATTCCAGTCCAGGCAGCAAGTGTTTTCATCAACTTCAACACCAGCTGCAGCAGGTTTGTTAAAAGCAATAGACTTAATAGATGAGGAGCCAAAGTGGCGGGAAATGCTTGCAGATAACGTGGCTTATTTTAAAAAGGGATTAATTGATTTGGGATTGAACATTGGCAATACAGAATCTGCAATTATCCCTGTAAAAATTGGCGACCCCCATAAAACAGGGGATGCTGGGCGGCTTTTGCTGGAGGCCGGGGTTTATGCCAATACCATCGTTTATCCAGGTGTAGCCCGCAAAAATGCTCGGATCAGAACGAGTTTGATGGCTACACATACTCGTGAACATTTAGATAAGGCATTAAATGCGTTTGAATATGTAAATCAAAAGCTGCATATTTCCGTTAATTAG
- a CDS encoding helix-turn-helix domain-containing protein, translated as METATKGKILHIGRKIERVRKLRGLTQEEVGTGLGITKQAVSKLEQSEIIDEERLEQIATVLGVTLEGLKRFNDETVLNNNHNFYDSSSVTHSSINNGYEFTIINNPIEKIIELYESLLKVEREKVEILRNKNINQ; from the coding sequence ATGGAAACTGCCACTAAAGGAAAAATATTACATATAGGACGTAAGATTGAAAGAGTTCGCAAGTTAAGGGGATTAACACAAGAAGAAGTAGGAACAGGTTTAGGCATTACGAAACAGGCTGTATCTAAATTGGAGCAAAGTGAAATAATCGATGAGGAAAGATTGGAACAAATTGCAACGGTATTGGGTGTTACGTTAGAGGGCCTGAAGCGCTTTAATGATGAAACAGTACTAAACAATAACCATAATTTTTATGATAGTAGTTCAGTGACACATTCTTCAATTAATAATGGTTATGAGTTTACAATCATTAATAACCCGATTGAAAAAATTATAGAACTTTACGAAAGCCTCCTTAAAGTTGAACGGGAAAAAGTAGAAATACTGCGTAATAAAAATATTAACCAATGA
- a CDS encoding helix-turn-helix domain-containing protein: MEETVFNKKHLSIGQKVERIRTFRGFKQEYLASKLGVSQQTVSKIEQEEEIEDDLLRQIAEALGVTPEVIKNFDEDKITYIINHQYNIYNNEIKDNATNNFVFNPIEKIAELYERLLTTEREKNELLKNK, from the coding sequence ATGGAAGAAACTGTATTTAACAAGAAGCACTTAAGCATCGGACAGAAGGTCGAACGAATCAGAACGTTCAGGGGGTTTAAGCAGGAATACCTAGCGAGTAAACTCGGTGTATCACAACAAACCGTTTCTAAAATTGAACAAGAAGAGGAAATTGAGGACGATTTATTAAGGCAGATTGCCGAAGCTTTAGGTGTAACACCTGAAGTAATTAAGAATTTTGATGAAGATAAGATAACATATATAATAAATCATCAATATAACATTTACAATAATGAAATTAAAGATAATGCAACTAATAATTTTGTCTTTAACCCAATAGAAAAGATTGCAGAATTATATGAGCGACTGTTGACCACCGAGCGGGAAAAAAATGAGCTTTTAAAAAATAAGTAA